Part of the Panicum virgatum strain AP13 chromosome 4N, P.virgatum_v5, whole genome shotgun sequence genome is shown below.
GGACGGTCCGTGCAACACCCAAAACCATCGTTTGCAACATGTAAAACTCAACATATGCAACATGGAAAATTAGTGTCTGCAATATCAAAGCATGTTCAAAAATTTTATTATCCATCCATCAAATGGTGAGAAAAAAACCCGCCGCAACATCGGTTTCATGTTGCACGGAACATTCTAAATTCCTCGATGAAAATGTAACACCCAGATAAAACACTTGCAACATGCGTGTGAAACACGTGCAACATTGCAATATCCAGATCTACTTTTGCAACATCCGCATGAAACACttgtaatattattttaatataTTTGAAACACGTGAAACATATGCTTGCAACATGCAACAAACACTAGCAAAACAGAGAAGGATGGTAAGCTGAGGAGCTCGCTGCcggggagctcgccgccgtggaGATCGCGCCGTCGGGGAAGCTCGCACGGCCTCATGCGCCGCCACCCCGGAGCTTCGCCGCGCCGCTAGCAGGCGAGCTCGAGCTTCGACATGGCCGCACCACCAGCAGAGCGAGCTGGAGCTTCGCCGCTGGCAGAGaaagctccgcgccgccgtggccgtagCCCAGCAGTGGCAAGCGAGCCGCAGTTGGCAGGGGCTGCACGGGAGCAGGCTAGTGGGGGGAGGGAGCAGGCAGCGGGTGGGAAGGCGTCCGATTTTTGTTTGGCGTCGGACGCCAGAAGTATAGCATTCCCCTCAAAATTATTATCAGAATCCGAGCAAATCAATTTGAAACTCAATCGGAACCTGGATAATTAATATCTCGTGCGGTCACAGCCCGTCCTGTACACACGGAATTAAAGAGCACAGAGTTAGTGATCTCACGTAAATTTAGGTAAAATTTATATTACTCATAGTGGGCACTATACTAGCATATAATATAAAAATACAAATTATGAATGACCAACGAGAAAAATCCGTCCCTAGGCTATATGGCTATGTGACACAGGGCCTGCGTACCGACCAGCCACGACGGAATTTAGATACTCGTCCTCTCAACACGCTCAAATAAAAGACACCTACTACTCCTAGACATTATTACGTATagcaagaaaaataaaaatacctGTGATTAAATTAAATTTGGGAATTTGGGAAAAGGAATCTACAGAAAGGGAAAGGAGCGCTCCTGATTACCCGGATTTATGACGCGATGTTTTCTCCCTAATGGCATTTATTCGATTAAGATAGACCAAGGAAATTGCATTACATAAATACTGGGAAAGGAAATCCCAGATACTGTGCAACAACTGCTGCAGCCCAACCCTACCCAGAGACGGACACGGACGCGGACGCGGACgcctctcccctcctctcctcttatACTTGCACGGGCAactcgcctcctccctccccgcagAGACCCCTCGATCGAGCCAAACAAAAGCCAAGAAGAATCCAGCCGGCCGTGTCGCGCCGAGCCAACAAGCACACGCGCCTCGCCCTCCCCAGCGCACACCAACCacagcctcctcctcgccgccatgcagcagcagccgcgccgccgcgcctccccggcCGCGTCGCTCTGACGTGCGGCGCCGTCGTCCGTCCTCTCGACCGTGCTGCCATCTGTCCGATCGATCGATCCATGGGGGTTCACCTGCAGCTGCTGAAGAAGCAGCCCTCGTCGGCGTCGCTGGAGGGCTCGAGGAGCGGGGGGTCGTCGCCGCCGATGCCGCCCAAGGGGTGCATGGCGGTGCGCGTGGTGGGGcctggcggcggggaggaggaagaggaggagcggTTCGTGGTGCCGGTGGGGTACCTGAAGCACCCGCTGTTCGTGGCGCTGCTCAAGGCAGCGGAGGACGAGTACGGCTTCGAGCAGAAGGGCGCCATCACCATCCCCTGCGGCGTCGACCACTTCCGCCACGTCCAGGGCATCATCCAACACCAGAAGCACCACCACCACATCTCATCCGGCTTcgtctccggcgacggcggccaccaTGGCCACCACAACAACCACCACCACTTCCACATCGCGGGGTGCTTCCGCGCCTGATGCGATGCGGGGATGCGGGGTTCGAGATCACTTCCACATCGCGGGGTGCTTCCGCGCCTGATGCGATGCGGGGATGATGCGGGGATGCGGGGTTCGAGATCTCCAGCGGATGCATGGATCCAAAAACAATAATATATAGTACCTATTTTATTTAGGTTTTTTTGTCTTGATTATTAGGACTTTTTAGATGCAGGCATGCCGCAGATCGTATGATCGAAGGATCGTGGTTGGTTGCTTGAGTTATTAGCGTAATCGTGGATCTGCAGGTTTGGACATATGGATGGATGGGTCGATCGATCATTAGAGTTAGTTTTTCTCTAGGTTTCTTATGATGatgaaaaggaaaacaaagaaTCGTCGATCATTAGAGTTAGTTTTTCTCTAGGTTTcttatgatgatgatgaaaaggAAATCAAAGAATCGTTCATGTTTCAGTGTTTATAGACTTTATGCTCTGCCCTCTCTTTAtttccctttctctttctcttgtaTTCTAGTTCTTGTTTCTCTTTTGTGATCGAATGCTAGGTGCTACCAGTTGTTGTTGGCATATATCTTTCGAGATTAATTTCTGAGATTCCGGTTGGTGGTATTCTCTTTGGGAAAGAAATGGCTCTCAATCCTCTCCTCCATCGAAATCCACAAGTTTAATCTGTAATGAAGAGTAATCTTCAAAAAGAAATTGTAATGAAGAGTTTAATTTCGTAGGAAACAATTTCATCCCCACAACGCGATCTATAATTAAGCGGGGCTCACCTGATTATTGTCTTCCTTTTTGAGCAGCAAAGAGGGAAAGGAGCACCTAGCCGGGCCATAGCATGCAAAGCCtctttttatttgagtgtgcgTGTTCCCTTCTTTTGTCACATCTCCTCTGTTCTCCCAATCAAACATGGGTTTAGTGATGCATTAGCGCCGGTAATCATGGTCCGCTTTGAACTCGTTTTGTGCTGCACGCATATAGCCAGTGCTATTCAATGACTAGCTTAGCTAGCATTGTATACTATTACTTGCCGTCCAACAGCCAGCTGCAAGTGGCGTGCAAGACGACAATCTTCTTCTGAAAATATTGTCGTCATAtatgtgtgagagagagggaagagagACCTGGTACTGCAACTGTTCAGAAGGAAAGATTCTATTATTAGTctgcggagagagagagagagagagagagagagcggcgcCGCAGTAGAGAGGGGCAGAAACAGACTGACTCCGCCGCACACAAGAAAGCCATGGACATCAGGCACATACTTGTTTGCATGTGCGTAGTAGTAAAAACTATGAGGGTGGATTGTTGCTAGGTAAAATAAAATGGGAGTTTTCATTCTTCTTGTCGTCGGCACACATCCACAGTCCAGTGGAGTACTAATTCTCTTGGTGAATCGCTCTCGCACGCTGTAATCCTGTCGATCAGTGGATGAAAACGATGCCTCCCAAAGGGACATGACAAAAAAATTGGATCATCCTCTCCATCTTTACATCTCCAACCAATAtaatataaatataatataCTAGCAGTGTAAAAGGTTTCACGTGTGGAGAGAATTAAAAGAAATATATGTTTGACTTTGACCTCGACATGCACTCCTTGGTCCCGTGGATTCCAGATAAGTCAGACAAGAAAGAACCTTAGCTTGTTCACCGATGGTGAAGTTCTCTCCAACTGTTCACTCTTGGTCTTGGCAACGGAGTTTATCCATGTGTGATGATTGATGAAATTCAAAATATCTATCTAGTAGTAGTAGGTGTGTAAGGGTCGTCTTTGCATGTTTTTCATGTTTCTAAGTACATATGAAAGCATACGCTGCAATGTTCTTTTTGAAAGCATAGAAAGTACAAACAGTACGCAGTACGCGTGGCAGAGGCAGAACGGAGGGATCGAGAGGGGTTGGTCACTGCAGACACGTGAGATTCTTGACGGGAAGGAGTGCAAAATAAGCATAATGATTATTAGGAGGATTGCTTAGCGCATTGGCGTGTATGAACAAAAAATATAATCCCCCTTACAAAATAAAGTATGCCAGACTAATCATCGGCCGGCATGCATATATATCGAGAAAATAAGATACTTATATAAACGGATCACGTCCTTTTCCGTACGGGCAGATGATACCGTGCAGATGGACATGGCCAAGACCAcaattttttatcttttttattttttttgaaggtcatttttattttattttttggtgATAGTGACGGATCCACTGTAGCTCCACATATTCCTCTGGGCAACAAGCCAAAGGCACGCCCGTCTCACGAATACATGTGTCTCTTGTTGCTCCGCTCAGCTAACTCCTCCTGGTTCTCTGCTCTGGACTCTCCTCCtactcccccctctctctagtCTCTAGCTTGCCTTGCCATCATGGCATggcatcatcttcttcctcatctgcCCTCTCCCTTCAAGATGCTGACATGCCTGAACTTAACCCAGTTACCCGGCAACATCCCTCAGCCTCTCGTCATGCATGTTCAGAGATTCATGGAGGAACTAAACAGGCTAGCTGATGGCACGGGCGCTGTCGTCGGTCAGCTACTAATTAGCCAGGGAACCCTCCTCTCCTAATTCAACACTGTAATTAACATGCTGCATTGGTAAGCTTGGGAATGAATGAAAGGGACGATGCATGTCAACTGTCATGATGGCATTATTAGAAGATTAATAAGAGCATCCAGCCATCCATGAGCCCGTAGGAGAGGCCGGACAGGGAAAGAAaccgacggacggacggacggacgaaCTAACCCCCTGTCAACGTTGCCACGCGGGCGTGATTAGGACGGGAGGCCTCTGCATGATCCTGTGAGTTGCGTTGCTTCTCGTCCAACAGCCGGGTTCACTCGATAGAGATCCACATCAggctccctccctcttttctgAATCACAAGCTCTTGCATCCGTCAGTCGTCAGAGCCTAGCAAACCATCAGACACATCATCAGGAGCCACTTGACTCAAGGACAATCAAGTTGCACGGATTGTCCTATCCAACATGCTAAGCTGTTTTTGGCCTCTCGTATGTGTTGCTGTTTTTGTCTGCATGTGGATCTCTCTAGAGCGAGGATATGAACTTCtgtttcagactttcagtgttcgaaaaaaaaaatgttcgaaaagtttcagactttcagtgACAGGTTAGGTATCCAGACAGTGGCAAATTAAGACTATCTTTACTGATTGAAAAAAGTCATAATTGCAGTTGCACGAGTTACAAAAACTGGCGATGTTATCTCTTGCAGCCACACACACATGCATGAAGAAGCTCATGTCGGCAAAGCCAAAGCTGCTGATAGAACAGGTTTCCATTTCCTTGGGATAGATTAATAAGATAGACTTCATCCGCAGGTGCAGAGTTGAAATTGGATTCCGGTTGCCGCCACGCGTGCGTCGCCTACTTTCAACGGTCGCGGGCGGCACACTTGCAACAGATGTCCTCTTCATGGACACATGACATGACATGACCACATCTACGCTCATATATTAGGATCATGCCACATATATTCAGAGGCAGCGCTTGGATGCCCAATACCTGTTCACACCAAGAGCTCACACAACATAGTGCACTCGCCTTCGGTCTACCTATAGGATGCAAGTTAGATAACTTTTGGGTCATTGGATCGACCCGAAAAGTtaataaaatgaactagaatgacATTATAcgtaaataaaataatttgagAGGAGAAATGAACTAGAGTGACATGCCATCGTAATTAATTAGCTGACTCAAAAAGCACCATTGTTACCCACTTGCATTCTTATCTACCTAGCTACATGGTTTGATTTCTTTGTGGTTGGGAAGCACAACTTGATCTCCAGAACAATTGAGAAAG
Proteins encoded:
- the LOC120668808 gene encoding auxin-responsive protein SAUR32-like, whose product is MGVHLQLLKKQPSSASLEGSRSGGSSPPMPPKGCMAVRVVGPGGGEEEEEERFVVPVGYLKHPLFVALLKAAEDEYGFEQKGAITIPCGVDHFRHVQGIIQHQKHHHHISSGFVSGDGGHHGHHNNHHHFHIAGCFRA